Proteins encoded together in one Temnothorax longispinosus isolate EJ_2023e chromosome 5, Tlon_JGU_v1, whole genome shotgun sequence window:
- the Rab32 gene encoding uncharacterized protein Rab32 isoform X4 gives MDRNENTNEGGSSPDTVIARSSSEEEKRKSVVASTSGEYITVGDSSSSLDTLTGGSVATLSSSANADDRKKGKFGAFKSSLREGNLFKIKKKTRETDVSSSFEAEQRDKEISQQQQSQRLEDEKEPKLTTDALSSAALKKKKKKSHSLVRKLSLNKFRMSSEQQEPRHTPEGGNSSRSQSQSSQESPVHTYARAAKRGNDDALEREKGVKEEIKKPEKLEKSTKTVSVVQRISPSLTIKSFAGTVQQAAHHQISPDTERQSQQENQDNASPFDKRCSSTLPYALSRWPEPSETKPAEDPAARRGKSSSNNAPNLGVSEKREHLYKILVIGELGAGKTSIIKRYVHQFFSQHYRATIGVDFALKVLNWDPHTIIRLQLWDIAGQERFGNMTRVYYKEAVGAFIVFDVTRSATLDAVVKWKQDLDSKVQLPDGSAIPCVLLANKCDQQKEGLVNSPTKMDEYCKEKNFSGWFETSAKENINIEEAAKFLVNKILQNDQVIKDNGVQDQTDGERFALNQSPTSSKKSCSC, from the exons ATGGATCGCAACGAAAACACGAACGAGGGTGGCAGTTCACCCGACACGGTGATCGCGCGCTCCTCGTCGGAGGAAGAGAAGCGGAAGTCGGTCGTGGCCAGCACCTCTGGCGAATACATCACCGTGGGCGACAGCAGTTCCAGTCTCGACACCCTGACCGGCGGCAGCGTCGCGACCCTCTCTTCCAGCGCCAACGCGGATGACCGAAAGAAGGGTAAATTTGGCGCGTTCAAGAGCAGCCTTCGCGAGGGtaacttatttaaaatcaaGAAGAAGACGCGTGAAACCGACGTATCGTCCTCCTTCGAGGCAGAGCAGCGTGATAAAG AGATATCTCAGCAGCAGCAATCGCAACGGCTCGAGGACGAGAAAGAGCCGAAATTGACGACCGACGCGCTTTCCAGCGCGGCtctgaagaagaagaaaaagaagtcgCATTCGCTGGTGCGCAAGCTGAGCCTAAATAAATTTCGCATGTCCTCGGAACAGCAAGAGCCGCGACACACTCCGGAGGGAGGTAATAGTAGCCGATCGCAAAGCCAGTCCTCGCAAGAGTCGCCCGTTCACACATACGCTCGTGCCGCGAAAAGAGGGAACGACGACGCCCTGGAGAGGGAAAAGGGGGTAAAAGAGGAGATTAAGAAACCAGAAAAGCTCGAGAAATCGACGAAGACCGTCAGCGTAGTGCAACGCATATCGCCGTCGCTGACCATCAAGAGCTTTGCGGGAACCGTTCAGCAGG CCGCGCATCATCAAATTTCTCCGGACACTGAACGACAGTCGCAACAGGAGAATCAAGATAACGCCTCACCTTTCGATAAACGATGCAGCTCGACACTCCCATACGCGTTGTCGAGATGGCCGGAGCCTAGCGAGACGAAGCCCGCGGAGGATCCAGCGGCCAGGAGAGGCAAG TCGTCGTCGAATAATGCACCCAACCTCGGAGTAAGCGAGAAACGGGAGCacttgtacaaaatattagTAATCGGCGAGCTCGGGGCGGGGAAAACGTCTATCATCAAACGATACGTGCATCAATTCTTCTCCCAACATTATCGCGCGACGATTGGCGTCGACTTCGCGCTCAAAGTCCTGAACTGGGATCCGCATACCATCATCAGACTGCAGTTATGGGATATCGCAG GTCAAGAAAGGTTCGGGAACATGACCAGAGTTTACTACAAGGAAGCCGTAGGTGCTTTCATAGTATTCGACGTGACGAGGAGCGCGACGCTGGACGCTGTGGTGAAATGGAAACAGGACCTGGATTCAAAAGTGCAGCTTCCTGATGGATCAGCGATACCGTGCGTTTTACTGGCGAATAAGTGCGATCAGCAGAAGGAAGGTCTGGTTAACTCGCCCACCAAGATGGACGAATACTGTAAAGAGAAGAACTTCTCCGGCTGGTTTGAAACCTCGGCGAAAGAGAATATTAACATCGAGGAAGCAGCCAAATTTCTCGTCAATAAA ATACTTCAAAACGATCAGGTTATAAAAGACAACGGTGTCCAAGACCAGACGGACGGCGAGAGATTCGCGTTGAATCAATCTCCGACGAGCTCCAAAAAATCCTGCAGCTGCTGA
- the Rab32 gene encoding uncharacterized protein Rab32 isoform X1 yields the protein MDRNENTNEGGSSPDTVIARSSSEEEKRKSVVASTSGEYITVGDSSSSLDTLTGGSVATLSSSANADDRKKGKFGAFKSSLREGNLFKIKKKTRETDVSSSFEAEQRDKEISQQQQSQRLEDEKEPKLTTDALSSAALKKKKKKSHSLVRKLSLNKFRMSSEQQEPRHTPEGGNSSRSQSQSSQESPVHTYARAAKRGNDDALEREKGVKEEIKKPEKLEKSTKTVSVVQRISPSLTIKSFAGTVQQAAHHQISPDTERQSQQENQDNASPFDKRCSSTLPYALSRWPEPSETKPAEDPAARRGKVKTKYDSEFSECVPSTSSPVEIRRKLSLLEEKRAIFQRRFFDSESKDATRSDETVINVNTRGKLSSTDSNEFLQQLEEERKNKVRHISVRTFDTFSTFDNTLDEEDLSEDYDNTGSNYRRLYNVMAPVTAVDHLESSSNNAPNLGVSEKREHLYKILVIGELGAGKTSIIKRYVHQFFSQHYRATIGVDFALKVLNWDPHTIIRLQLWDIAGQERFGNMTRVYYKEAVGAFIVFDVTRSATLDAVVKWKQDLDSKVQLPDGSAIPCVLLANKCDQQKEGLVNSPTKMDEYCKEKNFSGWFETSAKENINIEEAAKFLVNKILQNDQVIKDNGVQDQTDGERFALNQSPTSSKKSCSC from the exons ATGGATCGCAACGAAAACACGAACGAGGGTGGCAGTTCACCCGACACGGTGATCGCGCGCTCCTCGTCGGAGGAAGAGAAGCGGAAGTCGGTCGTGGCCAGCACCTCTGGCGAATACATCACCGTGGGCGACAGCAGTTCCAGTCTCGACACCCTGACCGGCGGCAGCGTCGCGACCCTCTCTTCCAGCGCCAACGCGGATGACCGAAAGAAGGGTAAATTTGGCGCGTTCAAGAGCAGCCTTCGCGAGGGtaacttatttaaaatcaaGAAGAAGACGCGTGAAACCGACGTATCGTCCTCCTTCGAGGCAGAGCAGCGTGATAAAG AGATATCTCAGCAGCAGCAATCGCAACGGCTCGAGGACGAGAAAGAGCCGAAATTGACGACCGACGCGCTTTCCAGCGCGGCtctgaagaagaagaaaaagaagtcgCATTCGCTGGTGCGCAAGCTGAGCCTAAATAAATTTCGCATGTCCTCGGAACAGCAAGAGCCGCGACACACTCCGGAGGGAGGTAATAGTAGCCGATCGCAAAGCCAGTCCTCGCAAGAGTCGCCCGTTCACACATACGCTCGTGCCGCGAAAAGAGGGAACGACGACGCCCTGGAGAGGGAAAAGGGGGTAAAAGAGGAGATTAAGAAACCAGAAAAGCTCGAGAAATCGACGAAGACCGTCAGCGTAGTGCAACGCATATCGCCGTCGCTGACCATCAAGAGCTTTGCGGGAACCGTTCAGCAGG CCGCGCATCATCAAATTTCTCCGGACACTGAACGACAGTCGCAACAGGAGAATCAAGATAACGCCTCACCTTTCGATAAACGATGCAGCTCGACACTCCCATACGCGTTGTCGAGATGGCCGGAGCCTAGCGAGACGAAGCCCGCGGAGGATCCAGCGGCCAGGAGAGGCAAGGTAAAGACGAAATACGATTCGGAATTCTCTGAATGTGTGCCGTCGACATCGTCGCCCGTCGAGATTCGCCGTAAGCTGTCGTTGCTCGAGGAGAAGCGAGCGATATTTCAGCGACGCTTCTTCGATTCGGAATCCAAGGACGCGACGCGCTCGGACGAGACGGTGATCAACGTTAACACCCGCGGCAAATTATCAAGTACCGACAGCAACGAGTTCCTTCAACAGCTGGAAGAGGAAAGGAAGAATAAAGTGCGGCACATTAGCGTGAGGACCTTCGACACGTTCTCCACTTTCGACAATACCCTCGACGAGGAGGATCTCTCGGAGGATTACGACAATACAGGCAGCAATTATCGCAGACTTTACAACGTCATGGCACCCGTGACAGCCGTGGACCACCTTGAG TCGTCGTCGAATAATGCACCCAACCTCGGAGTAAGCGAGAAACGGGAGCacttgtacaaaatattagTAATCGGCGAGCTCGGGGCGGGGAAAACGTCTATCATCAAACGATACGTGCATCAATTCTTCTCCCAACATTATCGCGCGACGATTGGCGTCGACTTCGCGCTCAAAGTCCTGAACTGGGATCCGCATACCATCATCAGACTGCAGTTATGGGATATCGCAG GTCAAGAAAGGTTCGGGAACATGACCAGAGTTTACTACAAGGAAGCCGTAGGTGCTTTCATAGTATTCGACGTGACGAGGAGCGCGACGCTGGACGCTGTGGTGAAATGGAAACAGGACCTGGATTCAAAAGTGCAGCTTCCTGATGGATCAGCGATACCGTGCGTTTTACTGGCGAATAAGTGCGATCAGCAGAAGGAAGGTCTGGTTAACTCGCCCACCAAGATGGACGAATACTGTAAAGAGAAGAACTTCTCCGGCTGGTTTGAAACCTCGGCGAAAGAGAATATTAACATCGAGGAAGCAGCCAAATTTCTCGTCAATAAA ATACTTCAAAACGATCAGGTTATAAAAGACAACGGTGTCCAAGACCAGACGGACGGCGAGAGATTCGCGTTGAATCAATCTCCGACGAGCTCCAAAAAATCCTGCAGCTGCTGA
- the Rab32 gene encoding uncharacterized protein Rab32 isoform X2, protein MDRNENTNEGGSSPDTVIARSSSEEEKRKSVVASTSGEYITVGDSSSSLDTLTGGSVATLSSSANADDRKKEISQQQQSQRLEDEKEPKLTTDALSSAALKKKKKKSHSLVRKLSLNKFRMSSEQQEPRHTPEGGNSSRSQSQSSQESPVHTYARAAKRGNDDALEREKGVKEEIKKPEKLEKSTKTVSVVQRISPSLTIKSFAGTVQQAAHHQISPDTERQSQQENQDNASPFDKRCSSTLPYALSRWPEPSETKPAEDPAARRGKVKTKYDSEFSECVPSTSSPVEIRRKLSLLEEKRAIFQRRFFDSESKDATRSDETVINVNTRGKLSSTDSNEFLQQLEEERKNKVRHISVRTFDTFSTFDNTLDEEDLSEDYDNTGSNYRRLYNVMAPVTAVDHLESSSNNAPNLGVSEKREHLYKILVIGELGAGKTSIIKRYVHQFFSQHYRATIGVDFALKVLNWDPHTIIRLQLWDIAGQERFGNMTRVYYKEAVGAFIVFDVTRSATLDAVVKWKQDLDSKVQLPDGSAIPCVLLANKCDQQKEGLVNSPTKMDEYCKEKNFSGWFETSAKENINIEEAAKFLVNKILQNDQVIKDNGVQDQTDGERFALNQSPTSSKKSCSC, encoded by the exons ATGGATCGCAACGAAAACACGAACGAGGGTGGCAGTTCACCCGACACGGTGATCGCGCGCTCCTCGTCGGAGGAAGAGAAGCGGAAGTCGGTCGTGGCCAGCACCTCTGGCGAATACATCACCGTGGGCGACAGCAGTTCCAGTCTCGACACCCTGACCGGCGGCAGCGTCGCGACCCTCTCTTCCAGCGCCAACGCGGATGACCGAAAGAAGG AGATATCTCAGCAGCAGCAATCGCAACGGCTCGAGGACGAGAAAGAGCCGAAATTGACGACCGACGCGCTTTCCAGCGCGGCtctgaagaagaagaaaaagaagtcgCATTCGCTGGTGCGCAAGCTGAGCCTAAATAAATTTCGCATGTCCTCGGAACAGCAAGAGCCGCGACACACTCCGGAGGGAGGTAATAGTAGCCGATCGCAAAGCCAGTCCTCGCAAGAGTCGCCCGTTCACACATACGCTCGTGCCGCGAAAAGAGGGAACGACGACGCCCTGGAGAGGGAAAAGGGGGTAAAAGAGGAGATTAAGAAACCAGAAAAGCTCGAGAAATCGACGAAGACCGTCAGCGTAGTGCAACGCATATCGCCGTCGCTGACCATCAAGAGCTTTGCGGGAACCGTTCAGCAGG CCGCGCATCATCAAATTTCTCCGGACACTGAACGACAGTCGCAACAGGAGAATCAAGATAACGCCTCACCTTTCGATAAACGATGCAGCTCGACACTCCCATACGCGTTGTCGAGATGGCCGGAGCCTAGCGAGACGAAGCCCGCGGAGGATCCAGCGGCCAGGAGAGGCAAGGTAAAGACGAAATACGATTCGGAATTCTCTGAATGTGTGCCGTCGACATCGTCGCCCGTCGAGATTCGCCGTAAGCTGTCGTTGCTCGAGGAGAAGCGAGCGATATTTCAGCGACGCTTCTTCGATTCGGAATCCAAGGACGCGACGCGCTCGGACGAGACGGTGATCAACGTTAACACCCGCGGCAAATTATCAAGTACCGACAGCAACGAGTTCCTTCAACAGCTGGAAGAGGAAAGGAAGAATAAAGTGCGGCACATTAGCGTGAGGACCTTCGACACGTTCTCCACTTTCGACAATACCCTCGACGAGGAGGATCTCTCGGAGGATTACGACAATACAGGCAGCAATTATCGCAGACTTTACAACGTCATGGCACCCGTGACAGCCGTGGACCACCTTGAG TCGTCGTCGAATAATGCACCCAACCTCGGAGTAAGCGAGAAACGGGAGCacttgtacaaaatattagTAATCGGCGAGCTCGGGGCGGGGAAAACGTCTATCATCAAACGATACGTGCATCAATTCTTCTCCCAACATTATCGCGCGACGATTGGCGTCGACTTCGCGCTCAAAGTCCTGAACTGGGATCCGCATACCATCATCAGACTGCAGTTATGGGATATCGCAG GTCAAGAAAGGTTCGGGAACATGACCAGAGTTTACTACAAGGAAGCCGTAGGTGCTTTCATAGTATTCGACGTGACGAGGAGCGCGACGCTGGACGCTGTGGTGAAATGGAAACAGGACCTGGATTCAAAAGTGCAGCTTCCTGATGGATCAGCGATACCGTGCGTTTTACTGGCGAATAAGTGCGATCAGCAGAAGGAAGGTCTGGTTAACTCGCCCACCAAGATGGACGAATACTGTAAAGAGAAGAACTTCTCCGGCTGGTTTGAAACCTCGGCGAAAGAGAATATTAACATCGAGGAAGCAGCCAAATTTCTCGTCAATAAA ATACTTCAAAACGATCAGGTTATAAAAGACAACGGTGTCCAAGACCAGACGGACGGCGAGAGATTCGCGTTGAATCAATCTCCGACGAGCTCCAAAAAATCCTGCAGCTGCTGA
- the Rab32 gene encoding ras-related protein Rab-32 isoform X6: MSLRIRWRLFRLLIIHSLRRERLIVVFIVLVQSPHDRTRGSFSHHASLSVYFVHASCSSEIIREERNYFQSLTSVQAPRKSRVNMDVELKIWRNLETFDFGKWKVQPKEWKWLGSSSNNAPNLGVSEKREHLYKILVIGELGAGKTSIIKRYVHQFFSQHYRATIGVDFALKVLNWDPHTIIRLQLWDIAGQERFGNMTRVYYKEAVGAFIVFDVTRSATLDAVVKWKQDLDSKVQLPDGSAIPCVLLANKCDQQKEGLVNSPTKMDEYCKEKNFSGWFETSAKENINIEEAAKFLVNKILQNDQVIKDNGVQDQTDGERFALNQSPTSSKKSCSC; the protein is encoded by the exons ATGTCTCTTCGAATTCGATGGCGATTATTCAGATTGCTGATAATACATTCATTAAGACGCGAGAGGCTTATTGTTGTATTTATAGTTCTTGTGCAGTCCCCCCACGACCGTACTCGGGGATCATTCTCCCATCATGCAAGTCTCTCAGTTTATTTCGTTCACGCGAGTTGCAGCAGCGAGATCATTCGCGAGGAACGTAATTATTTCCAGTCTCTAACAAGCGTACAGGCACCTAGAAAGTCGCGCGTAAACATGGAcgtcgaattaaaaatttggcgAAATTTAGAAACGTTCGATTTCGGCAAGTGGAAGGTGCAACCGAAAGAATGGAAATGGCTCGGG TCGTCGTCGAATAATGCACCCAACCTCGGAGTAAGCGAGAAACGGGAGCacttgtacaaaatattagTAATCGGCGAGCTCGGGGCGGGGAAAACGTCTATCATCAAACGATACGTGCATCAATTCTTCTCCCAACATTATCGCGCGACGATTGGCGTCGACTTCGCGCTCAAAGTCCTGAACTGGGATCCGCATACCATCATCAGACTGCAGTTATGGGATATCGCAG GTCAAGAAAGGTTCGGGAACATGACCAGAGTTTACTACAAGGAAGCCGTAGGTGCTTTCATAGTATTCGACGTGACGAGGAGCGCGACGCTGGACGCTGTGGTGAAATGGAAACAGGACCTGGATTCAAAAGTGCAGCTTCCTGATGGATCAGCGATACCGTGCGTTTTACTGGCGAATAAGTGCGATCAGCAGAAGGAAGGTCTGGTTAACTCGCCCACCAAGATGGACGAATACTGTAAAGAGAAGAACTTCTCCGGCTGGTTTGAAACCTCGGCGAAAGAGAATATTAACATCGAGGAAGCAGCCAAATTTCTCGTCAATAAA ATACTTCAAAACGATCAGGTTATAAAAGACAACGGTGTCCAAGACCAGACGGACGGCGAGAGATTCGCGTTGAATCAATCTCCGACGAGCTCCAAAAAATCCTGCAGCTGCTGA
- the Rab32 gene encoding uncharacterized protein Rab32 isoform X3: MARWPDGPSCGDIGRETFPLAFEEEAAIRVRSAAGVPGIQAESSRPSNEISQQQQSQRLEDEKEPKLTTDALSSAALKKKKKKSHSLVRKLSLNKFRMSSEQQEPRHTPEGGNSSRSQSQSSQESPVHTYARAAKRGNDDALEREKGVKEEIKKPEKLEKSTKTVSVVQRISPSLTIKSFAGTVQQAAHHQISPDTERQSQQENQDNASPFDKRCSSTLPYALSRWPEPSETKPAEDPAARRGKVKTKYDSEFSECVPSTSSPVEIRRKLSLLEEKRAIFQRRFFDSESKDATRSDETVINVNTRGKLSSTDSNEFLQQLEEERKNKVRHISVRTFDTFSTFDNTLDEEDLSEDYDNTGSNYRRLYNVMAPVTAVDHLESSSNNAPNLGVSEKREHLYKILVIGELGAGKTSIIKRYVHQFFSQHYRATIGVDFALKVLNWDPHTIIRLQLWDIAGQERFGNMTRVYYKEAVGAFIVFDVTRSATLDAVVKWKQDLDSKVQLPDGSAIPCVLLANKCDQQKEGLVNSPTKMDEYCKEKNFSGWFETSAKENINIEEAAKFLVNKILQNDQVIKDNGVQDQTDGERFALNQSPTSSKKSCSC; this comes from the exons AGATATCTCAGCAGCAGCAATCGCAACGGCTCGAGGACGAGAAAGAGCCGAAATTGACGACCGACGCGCTTTCCAGCGCGGCtctgaagaagaagaaaaagaagtcgCATTCGCTGGTGCGCAAGCTGAGCCTAAATAAATTTCGCATGTCCTCGGAACAGCAAGAGCCGCGACACACTCCGGAGGGAGGTAATAGTAGCCGATCGCAAAGCCAGTCCTCGCAAGAGTCGCCCGTTCACACATACGCTCGTGCCGCGAAAAGAGGGAACGACGACGCCCTGGAGAGGGAAAAGGGGGTAAAAGAGGAGATTAAGAAACCAGAAAAGCTCGAGAAATCGACGAAGACCGTCAGCGTAGTGCAACGCATATCGCCGTCGCTGACCATCAAGAGCTTTGCGGGAACCGTTCAGCAGG CCGCGCATCATCAAATTTCTCCGGACACTGAACGACAGTCGCAACAGGAGAATCAAGATAACGCCTCACCTTTCGATAAACGATGCAGCTCGACACTCCCATACGCGTTGTCGAGATGGCCGGAGCCTAGCGAGACGAAGCCCGCGGAGGATCCAGCGGCCAGGAGAGGCAAGGTAAAGACGAAATACGATTCGGAATTCTCTGAATGTGTGCCGTCGACATCGTCGCCCGTCGAGATTCGCCGTAAGCTGTCGTTGCTCGAGGAGAAGCGAGCGATATTTCAGCGACGCTTCTTCGATTCGGAATCCAAGGACGCGACGCGCTCGGACGAGACGGTGATCAACGTTAACACCCGCGGCAAATTATCAAGTACCGACAGCAACGAGTTCCTTCAACAGCTGGAAGAGGAAAGGAAGAATAAAGTGCGGCACATTAGCGTGAGGACCTTCGACACGTTCTCCACTTTCGACAATACCCTCGACGAGGAGGATCTCTCGGAGGATTACGACAATACAGGCAGCAATTATCGCAGACTTTACAACGTCATGGCACCCGTGACAGCCGTGGACCACCTTGAG TCGTCGTCGAATAATGCACCCAACCTCGGAGTAAGCGAGAAACGGGAGCacttgtacaaaatattagTAATCGGCGAGCTCGGGGCGGGGAAAACGTCTATCATCAAACGATACGTGCATCAATTCTTCTCCCAACATTATCGCGCGACGATTGGCGTCGACTTCGCGCTCAAAGTCCTGAACTGGGATCCGCATACCATCATCAGACTGCAGTTATGGGATATCGCAG GTCAAGAAAGGTTCGGGAACATGACCAGAGTTTACTACAAGGAAGCCGTAGGTGCTTTCATAGTATTCGACGTGACGAGGAGCGCGACGCTGGACGCTGTGGTGAAATGGAAACAGGACCTGGATTCAAAAGTGCAGCTTCCTGATGGATCAGCGATACCGTGCGTTTTACTGGCGAATAAGTGCGATCAGCAGAAGGAAGGTCTGGTTAACTCGCCCACCAAGATGGACGAATACTGTAAAGAGAAGAACTTCTCCGGCTGGTTTGAAACCTCGGCGAAAGAGAATATTAACATCGAGGAAGCAGCCAAATTTCTCGTCAATAAA ATACTTCAAAACGATCAGGTTATAAAAGACAACGGTGTCCAAGACCAGACGGACGGCGAGAGATTCGCGTTGAATCAATCTCCGACGAGCTCCAAAAAATCCTGCAGCTGCTGA
- the LOC139813048 gene encoding protein brown, protein MDSYDSAKVTDSIEMTSQFSQLFWKNLSVTVPAEDDDCSRERWCKFLRKKPVKTLNILKEVSGYAETGNMFAILGPSGAGKTTFLATLARRLELTSGAVKIDGHDVSRETMTAISSYISQFDVLPSTLTPREHMSFMCALKIGSSYSVLQRKSLGEEFLRDLGLYKCIDVAISKLSGGERKRLSLAVELVTRPKIFFLDEPTTGLDTFAAMHVVQSLKLIASRGTIVFCTIHQPGMMIYNIFSHVILMADGRSVYFGTLRNATNFFDSQNHHCPVNYDESEYYVNILSRWNRADRNIELCRAFSRSPLSTIPVVENIPVFHASPRKMSGWFVQFYWLLWRTFLRDKRTAFDNWVMWFSCALSIVFVNIFYAGTNSSTQEGIQNARGVLYLTISEVIFTIAYSVVYELPGELVLYVRENTVYTPGPYYLATVLALIPKATFKALLFTIALYLALHSEFSLLSFCSYCLCTTAAAICGIAYGMTISSWIADIDIVITIMIPLDMLFLLMAGTFYNLRTLPSYLAYFKYSSMFYYATEAISIVHWSEIENIDCPASRGLPCLSNGTEVLSEYGYNENNFWWDMIGLLLLTILMNITAYLGTRRRRASRPIAY, encoded by the exons ATGGATAGTTATGATAGTGCGAAGGTAACAGATTCGATTGAGATGACTTCCCAATTTTCTCAGCTCTTTTGGAAAAACTTGTCCGTTACTGTGCCTGCCGAAGATGACGATTGTTCGAGAGAACGATGGTGCAAGTTTTTGCGCAAAAAACCTGTGAAAACGTTGAACATACTGAAAGAGG TATCCGGGTATGCAGAGACTGGTAACATGTTCGCTATATTGGGACCGAG TGGTGCCGGCAAAACCACGTTTCTTGCCACTTTGGCGAGAAGACTCGAATTAACTTCGGGCGCAGTAAAGATCGACGGGCACGACGTTTCTCGAGAAACGATGACAGCAATATCGAGCTACATATCGCAATTTGATGTTCTACCTTCCACGCTCACTCCCAGGGAACACATGTCGTTCATG TGCGCTTTGAAAATAGGAAGTAGTTACAGCGTGCTACAAAGAAAATCCTTAGGGGAAGAATTTTTGCGGGATCTTGGATTATACAAGTGCATCGACGTCGCTATATCCAAGCTATCCGGCGGCGAAAGGAAGCGCTTGTCGCTAGCCGTGGAATTAGTTACGAGGccaaagattttttttttagacgaGCCTACCACGG GTCTGGACACTTTCGCCGCAATGCACGTCGTGCAATCGTTGAAATTAATCGCCTCGAGAGGCACCATAGTCTTCTGCACAATTCATCAACCAGGTATGATGATATACAACATATTCAGCCACGTGATACTGATGGCCGATGGTAGATCGGTATATTTTGGAACGCTGAGAAACGCCACGAATTTTTTTGACAG CCAGAATCATCACTGTCCCGTAAACTACGACGAGTCCGAATATTACGTAAACATTCTGTCACGCTGGAATCGAGCGGATCGCAATATCGAGCTGTGCCGTGCGTTCTCACGATCGCCGCTATCAACGATCCCCGTGGTTGAAAATATCCCGGTTTTCCACGCCAGCCCTCGAAA AATGTCAGGATGGTTCGTGCAGTTTTACTGGTTGCTCTGGAGAACATTCCTGCGGGATAAGAGAACGGCCTTCGACAATTGGGTCATGTGGTTCTCTTGCGCG CTGTCCATCGTcttcgtaaatattttttacgctgGCACCAACTCGTCGACGCAGGAAGGCATACAGAACGCTCGGGGGGTGTTGTACCTGACGATCTCCGAGGTAATTTTTACGATCGCCTACTCCGTCGTTTACGAGCTGCCCGGCGAGCTGGTTCTCTACGTGCGCGAAAATACCGTGTACACGCCCGGGCCTTATTACCTCGCCACCGTTCTCGCCCTG ATACCCAAGGCGACATTCAAGGCGCTCTTGTTCACGATCGCGCTATACCTGGCGCTGCATTCCGAATTCTCGTTGCTCAGCTTCTGCTCCTATTGCCTCTgcacgacggcggcggcgattTGCGGTATCGCGTACGGCATGACGATCTCCAGCTGGATCGCCGACATCGATATCGTGATTACGATAATGATACCGCTCGACATGTTGTTCCTATTGATGGCGGGGACGTTTTACAATCTGCG GACCTTGCCGAGCTACCTGGCGTATTTCAAATATTCCTCCATGTTTTACTACGCCACCGAAGCTATATCGATAGTACACTGGTCGGAGATAGAGAACATTG ATTGTCCAGCCAGTCGCGGCCTGCCTTGTCTATCGAACGGAACAGAGGTTTTATCAGAGTACGGATATAACGAAAATAACTTCTGGTGGGACATGATCGGACTGCTGCTTCTAACAATTCTGATGAACATCACCGCGTATCTCGGcacgagaagaagaagagcgTCAAGGCCAATCGCTTATTAG